A single region of the Salvia miltiorrhiza cultivar Shanhuang (shh) chromosome 8, IMPLAD_Smil_shh, whole genome shotgun sequence genome encodes:
- the LOC131000030 gene encoding LOB domain-containing protein 1-like, translating to MEGSDITATSPSSSSSPPPPPPPQSAVVLSPCAACKILRRRCVEKCVLAPYFPPHDPLKFTTAHRVFGASNIIKFLQELPESQRDDAVSSMVYEANARLREPVYGCAGAICQLQKQVNELHEQLAKAQAELVNVQCQNANLMAIICMEMSSQNNLAETTSFCDEGNLGFSCEHPLWA from the exons ATGGAGGGCAGCGACATAACTGCAACTTCACCTTCTTCCTCAtcatctcctcctcctcctcctcctcctcaatCGGCGGTGGTGCTCAGCCCCTGCGCCGCCTGCAAGATTCTGCGCCGCCGATGCGTCGAAAAATGTGTCCTCGCCCCTTATTTCCCGCCTCATGACCCTCTCAAGTTCACCACTGCTCATCGTGTCTTTGGTGCCAGCAATATTATCAAGTTCTTGCAG GAGCTTCCGGAGAGTCAAAGAGACGACGCGGTGAGCAGCATGGTGTACGAGGCGAACGCGAGGCTACGGGAGCCCGTGTACGGCTGCGCCGGCGCCATTTGCCAGCTCCAGAAACAAGTCAACGAGCTCCACGAGCAACTAGCTAAAGCACAGGCTGAACTTGTCAACGTGCAATGCCAAAATGCAAATCTCATGGCCATTATCTGCATGGAGATGTCATCACAAAATAACTTGgccgaaacgacgtcgttttgtgacGAGGGCAATCTCGGGTTTTCGTGCGAGCACCCTCTTTGGGCGTGA